In Cyanobium sp. WAJ14-Wanaka, a single genomic region encodes these proteins:
- a CDS encoding type IV pilus twitching motility protein PilT: MEPYLEDLMTRLVQAGGSDLHLGAGQPPYGRFNGQLKAMAAEALDGESCNRLVLALLNNTQRKQLEQTWELDCSYELQGVSRFRVNVYRQRGGYAACLRALGQQIPSLEALGLPPVIEAMARKPKGLLLVTGPTGSGKTTTLAALVEHINQSRVEHILTIEDPIEFTYTSARSLIHQREVNEDTRSFANALRSALREDPDVILVGELRDLETIQLAISAAETGHLVLGTLHTSSAAQTVDRMVDVFPASQQTQIRVQLSNSLVAVFCQTLCRRSQAGPEQQGRVMAQEIMVNTPAIANLIREGKTAQLYSQIQTGGQFAMQTLEKALANLVQAGTVNLEEALNKTGKPEELQRLLERP; encoded by the coding sequence ATGGAGCCTTATCTCGAAGACCTAATGACCAGGCTGGTGCAGGCGGGCGGAAGCGACCTGCACCTGGGCGCGGGCCAACCCCCCTACGGACGCTTCAACGGCCAACTCAAAGCCATGGCAGCAGAAGCCCTTGATGGGGAGAGCTGCAACAGGCTGGTCTTGGCGCTGCTTAACAACACCCAGCGCAAACAACTGGAGCAAACTTGGGAGTTGGACTGCTCCTACGAACTGCAGGGGGTCTCGCGCTTCCGGGTGAACGTATATCGCCAACGGGGCGGTTACGCCGCCTGCCTGAGGGCGCTGGGTCAGCAGATTCCCAGCCTGGAAGCCCTGGGCCTGCCCCCGGTGATCGAAGCCATGGCCCGTAAACCCAAGGGTTTACTGCTGGTAACAGGGCCCACTGGCTCCGGCAAAACCACAACCCTGGCGGCCCTGGTTGAGCACATCAATCAAAGCCGGGTGGAACACATCCTGACGATCGAAGATCCGATTGAGTTCACCTACACCAGTGCCCGCAGCCTGATTCACCAAAGGGAGGTAAACGAAGACACCCGCAGCTTTGCCAATGCCCTGCGCTCTGCCCTACGGGAAGACCCCGACGTAATCCTGGTGGGAGAACTGAGGGATCTGGAAACCATCCAATTGGCCATCAGCGCTGCCGAAACCGGCCATTTAGTACTCGGCACCTTGCACACCAGCTCAGCCGCCCAAACCGTTGATCGGATGGTGGATGTCTTCCCCGCCAGCCAACAGACCCAAATTCGGGTGCAACTCAGCAACAGCCTGGTGGCGGTGTTCTGCCAAACCCTTTGCCGGCGAAGTCAGGCCGGGCCGGAGCAACAGGGCAGGGTGATGGCCCAGGAAATCATGGTCAACACCCCCGCCATCGCCAACCTGATTCGCGAGGGCAAAACGGCCCAGCTCTACTCCCAGATCCAAACGGGAGGGCAATTTGCGATGCAAACCCTGGAAAAGGCGCTGGCAAACCTGGTGCAGGCGGGCACGGTAAACCTGGAGGAAGCCCTCAACAAAACCGGCAAACCGGAGGAACTACAAAGGCTGCTGGAGCGCCCCTAG
- a CDS encoding GspE/PulE family protein, translating into MIFPSGLPIPEARILEQQRLEAELLLQKPVLTPGELGQADATLLGGAGASLEIWRSWGAMPLQQEGQILRVAIPCNWGPEQRQQLLHQLGRPAEETQFQLALAADINRALEQQVTPAPMVRTRSLTEGLTLPATDRALQEGGNPEDLETSAANNGSPVVSLVDRIMIEALESGASDIHVEPQETGLAIRFRLDGVLQKQLDDLPKHLVPAITSRLKIMADLDIAERRLPQDGRIRRNYRGRTMDFRVSTLPSRHGEKVCLRLLDSGATQLGLDSLITDPDARQALRALGSKPFGMILVTGPTGSGKSTTLYALLSERNGPGINISTVEDPIEYCLQGITQTQVNREKGFDFSTALRAFMRQDPDVLLVGETRDTETAKTALEAALTGHLVLTTLHCNDAASAIARLDEMGVEPFMVSASLLGIVSQRLLRRVCRHCRIPYQPSSEELGRFGLLASHETAVSFYRAQTSARAQHSARAQQGNPTADSCPHCLGNGYRGRIGVYEILRMNETIAAAVAKRSSTDALRRLALESGMKTLLGYGLDLVRQGHTTLEEVERMLLTDAGLESERRARSLAALSCGSCGAGLRDEWLECPYCLTARN; encoded by the coding sequence ATGATTTTTCCCTCCGGCCTTCCCATACCCGAAGCCCGCATCCTCGAGCAACAGCGCCTGGAGGCGGAACTGCTGCTGCAAAAACCGGTGTTGACCCCAGGGGAACTGGGCCAGGCCGATGCAACCCTCCTGGGGGGAGCAGGCGCCAGTTTGGAGATTTGGCGGAGCTGGGGGGCCATGCCCCTGCAGCAGGAGGGCCAGATCCTGAGGGTGGCCATTCCCTGCAACTGGGGCCCCGAGCAGCGCCAGCAACTCCTCCACCAGCTGGGCCGGCCAGCAGAAGAAACCCAATTCCAACTCGCTTTGGCGGCGGACATCAACAGGGCCCTGGAGCAACAAGTAACCCCTGCGCCGATGGTCCGCACCCGATCGCTCACCGAGGGCCTCACCCTGCCCGCAACCGACAGGGCCCTCCAGGAGGGGGGTAATCCGGAGGATCTCGAAACTTCAGCCGCCAACAACGGTTCACCAGTGGTGAGCCTGGTGGATCGCATCATGATCGAGGCCCTCGAGAGTGGGGCCAGCGATATCCATGTGGAGCCCCAGGAGACGGGGCTGGCAATCCGCTTTCGCCTCGATGGGGTTCTCCAGAAGCAACTGGATGACCTGCCCAAACACCTGGTGCCCGCCATCACCTCCAGGCTGAAAATCATGGCCGACCTGGATATCGCCGAGCGGCGCCTACCCCAAGACGGCCGGATTCGACGCAATTACCGCGGCCGAACCATGGATTTCCGGGTGAGCACCCTGCCCAGTCGCCACGGCGAAAAGGTGTGTCTAAGGCTCCTAGATAGCGGTGCCACCCAGCTTGGGCTCGACAGCCTGATCACGGATCCCGATGCCCGCCAGGCCCTGCGGGCCCTGGGCTCCAAGCCCTTCGGCATGATCCTGGTGACAGGCCCCACCGGCTCAGGGAAATCCACCACCCTCTACGCCCTGCTCTCGGAGCGCAATGGGCCGGGCATCAACATTTCGACGGTGGAAGACCCGATCGAATACTGCCTGCAGGGCATCACCCAGACCCAGGTGAATCGCGAAAAGGGCTTCGACTTCAGCACCGCCCTACGGGCCTTCATGCGCCAGGACCCAGACGTGCTGCTGGTGGGGGAAACCCGGGATACCGAAACTGCCAAAACGGCCCTGGAGGCTGCCCTGACCGGTCACCTGGTGCTTACCACCCTGCACTGCAACGACGCCGCCAGCGCCATCGCCCGCCTGGATGAGATGGGGGTGGAGCCGTTCATGGTGAGCGCATCCCTATTGGGGATCGTGTCGCAGCGTTTATTGAGACGGGTATGCCGCCATTGCCGAATCCCCTACCAGCCCAGCAGTGAGGAACTGGGGCGCTTTGGCCTACTGGCCAGCCATGAAACAGCGGTCAGTTTTTACAGGGCCCAGACCTCCGCCAGGGCTCAGCACTCCGCCAGGGCTCAGCAGGGCAACCCCACGGCAGATAGCTGCCCCCACTGCCTGGGCAATGGCTATAGGGGACGGATTGGTGTCTACGAGATCCTGCGGATGAATGAAACCATCGCCGCGGCCGTGGCCAAACGCTCCAGCACCGATGCGTTGCGGCGCCTGGCCCTGGAAAGCGGCATGAAAACCCTGCTGGGCTACGGCCTCGACCTGGTGCGCCAGGGCCACACCACCCTGGAGGAGGTGGAGCGGATGTTGCTGACCGATGCGGGCCTGGAATCGGAGCGTCGAGCCCGCTCCCTGGCCGCCTTGAGTTGCGGCAGCTGCGGGGCGGGACTGCGGGACGAATGGCTGGAATGTCCTTACTGTCTGACCGCAAGGAACTGA
- the grpE gene encoding nucleotide exchange factor GrpE — MSGESNFEGSPQGAPEQALEGETTPLAGEQPAAVDPEQPGEEPITSQETGESPVNLEAELASLREQNEALNGQYMRLAADFDNFRKRQSRDSEDQRLQITCTTLSEILPVVDNFDRARQQLNPQHEEAQALHRSYQGLYKQLVDVFKQLGVSPMRVEGESFDPSLHEAVLREPSETHPEDVVIEELQRGYHLNGRVLRHALVKVSMGPGPADGQSPAAGAGPVDHQDG; from the coding sequence ATGAGCGGTGAGAGCAATTTCGAGGGCAGCCCCCAGGGCGCGCCAGAACAGGCTTTAGAGGGTGAAACCACCCCCCTTGCAGGCGAACAACCTGCTGCTGTTGACCCTGAACAACCAGGGGAAGAGCCAATTACTTCCCAGGAAACTGGCGAGAGCCCGGTCAATCTGGAGGCCGAGCTAGCCAGCCTTAGGGAGCAGAACGAAGCGCTCAACGGCCAGTACATGCGCCTGGCGGCTGATTTCGACAACTTCCGCAAGCGTCAGAGCCGGGATAGCGAGGACCAGCGCCTGCAGATCACCTGCACCACCCTCAGCGAAATCCTGCCGGTCGTCGACAACTTCGACCGGGCCCGCCAGCAGCTCAATCCCCAGCACGAGGAGGCCCAGGCCCTCCATCGCAGCTACCAGGGCCTCTACAAGCAGCTGGTGGATGTTTTTAAACAGCTCGGGGTTTCGCCGATGCGGGTTGAGGGCGAATCCTTTGATCCCAGCCTCCATGAGGCGGTTTTGCGGGAGCCCAGCGAAACCCATCCGGAGGATGTGGTGATCGAGGAATTGCAGCGGGGCTATCACCTAAATGGCCGGGTGCTGCGCCATGCCCTGGTCAAGGTGTCGATGGGTCCTGGGCCGGCAGACGGCCAATCCCCAGCTGCTGGGGCCGGTCCCGTGGACCACCAGGACGGCTGA
- the dnaJ gene encoding molecular chaperone DnaJ has protein sequence MADYYDLLGVARDSDPDTLKRAYRRLARQYHPDVNKDPGAEDKFKEVGRAYEVLSDPQSRARYDQFGEAGLGGGGGAPDMGDMGGFADLFETFFSGFGGAQQAGAGQRRRGPRQGDDLRLDLTISFQEAVFGIEKEVQIRHLETCGTCQGTGAKAGSGPTSCGTCGGQGQVRRATRTPFGNFTQVAPCPSCEGSGQVIADPCGACGGQGLQQVRKKLRINIPAGVDTGTRLRVANEGNAGQRGGPAGDLYVFLSVQSHGQLRRDGINIGSEINLNYLQAILGDTIEVETVDGLEQLPIPAGTQPGAVLTLQGKGVPKLGNPVARGNHLFSVKVQLPTKLNSEERELLQQLAGHHSNKGQKHPHKSGLFGGLFG, from the coding sequence ATGGCCGATTACTACGACCTGCTCGGAGTCGCCCGGGATTCCGACCCAGACACCCTCAAGCGGGCCTACCGGCGTCTGGCGCGCCAGTACCACCCCGATGTCAACAAGGACCCCGGTGCGGAAGACAAATTCAAGGAGGTGGGACGCGCCTATGAGGTGCTGAGCGATCCCCAAAGCCGGGCCCGTTATGACCAGTTTGGGGAAGCCGGCCTGGGCGGTGGCGGCGGTGCGCCCGACATGGGCGACATGGGCGGCTTTGCCGACCTGTTTGAAACTTTTTTCAGTGGCTTTGGTGGGGCCCAGCAGGCTGGTGCGGGACAGCGCCGTAGGGGCCCCCGCCAGGGCGATGACCTTCGGCTTGATCTGACGATCAGCTTTCAGGAGGCGGTCTTTGGAATCGAAAAGGAGGTGCAGATCCGCCACCTGGAGACCTGTGGCACCTGCCAGGGAACCGGCGCCAAGGCCGGCAGTGGTCCCACCAGCTGTGGCACCTGTGGGGGCCAGGGCCAGGTGCGTAGGGCCACCCGGACCCCCTTTGGGAACTTCACCCAGGTGGCCCCATGCCCCAGCTGTGAGGGCAGCGGTCAGGTGATTGCCGATCCCTGCGGAGCCTGTGGCGGCCAGGGTCTCCAGCAGGTGCGTAAAAAACTGCGGATCAATATTCCCGCCGGGGTAGATACCGGCACCCGGCTAAGGGTGGCCAATGAGGGCAATGCGGGCCAAAGGGGCGGCCCGGCGGGCGATCTCTATGTGTTTTTGAGCGTGCAATCCCATGGCCAGCTGCGCCGTGATGGGATCAACATCGGCTCGGAGATCAACCTGAATTATCTCCAGGCGATTCTCGGCGACACCATCGAGGTGGAAACCGTGGATGGCCTCGAACAACTGCCGATTCCGGCTGGCACCCAACCCGGTGCCGTACTGACGCTCCAGGGCAAGGGGGTGCCGAAATTGGGCAATCCCGTGGCCCGGGGCAACCACCTCTTTAGCGTCAAGGTGCAGTTGCCCACCAAGCTCAACTCTGAGGAGCGGGAGCTGTTGCAGCAACTGGCAGGTCACCACAGCAACAAGGGCCAAAAGCATCCCCATAAAAGTGGGCTTTTTGGCGGTTTGTTCGGCTAG
- a CDS encoding sulfurtransferase TusA family protein, which translates to MNFIRTRLALEKIPVGALLEVDLDRGEPEQTVAEGLRGEGHALSALPHPSDGSAVRLLITRHGG; encoded by the coding sequence ATGAACTTCATTCGCACCCGCCTGGCCCTCGAAAAAATCCCCGTCGGCGCCCTATTGGAAGTGGATCTCGACCGGGGTGAGCCGGAACAAACGGTGGCTGAAGGTCTCCGCGGCGAAGGCCATGCCCTTAGCGCCCTGCCCCATCCCAGCGATGGCTCCGCCGTGCGTCTGTTGATTACCCGCCATGGCGGCTGA
- the rsgA gene encoding ribosome small subunit-dependent GTPase A, whose protein sequence is MAAEGLSGLVVALVANFCWVQLDQQGPGGVERLLCTRRTRLAKGGQTVWVGDRVRVEGIDWVQARAAVSAVDPRRSLLQRPAVANVNRVVVVVAMAEPALDPFQLCRFLITAEASGQEVLLVLSKADLVPPQELAGWLARISSWGYGVQAISTHSGAGLPELRALLAKPGISVLSGPSGVGKSSLLNCLKPDLELRVGAVSGRLQRGRHTTRHVELFALAAGALVADTPGFNRPEWPSDPSALAALFPELRQGLALGECRFSNCLHQGDPGCAIGTDWDRYGLYGQCLAEVIAVSERLAVATVRPQPGLRQRGGRLELRLDPSLRQASRRRQRQGEPEAD, encoded by the coding sequence ATGGCGGCTGAGGGGCTGTCGGGTTTGGTGGTGGCCCTGGTGGCCAATTTTTGTTGGGTGCAATTGGATCAACAGGGCCCAGGCGGGGTGGAACGGCTGCTCTGCACGCGCCGCACCAGGCTGGCCAAGGGGGGGCAAACGGTCTGGGTGGGGGATCGGGTGAGGGTGGAGGGCATCGACTGGGTGCAGGCCCGTGCTGCGGTGTCTGCGGTGGATCCGCGGCGCTCCCTGCTGCAGCGCCCGGCCGTGGCAAATGTGAACCGGGTGGTCGTGGTGGTGGCCATGGCAGAGCCGGCCCTGGATCCCTTTCAGCTCTGTCGCTTTTTGATCACTGCTGAGGCCAGTGGCCAGGAGGTGCTGTTGGTGCTTTCCAAGGCGGATTTAGTGCCCCCCCAGGAGTTGGCTGGCTGGCTGGCACGGATTAGCTCTTGGGGCTATGGGGTCCAAGCGATCTCCACCCATTCAGGTGCGGGCCTGCCGGAGTTGCGGGCGCTGTTGGCAAAGCCTGGAATCAGCGTCTTGAGTGGCCCCTCTGGGGTTGGTAAGAGCAGCCTGCTCAATTGCCTGAAGCCTGATTTGGAGTTGCGGGTCGGGGCAGTTTCTGGACGTCTGCAGCGGGGTCGACACACCACCCGCCACGTGGAACTCTTTGCATTGGCAGCGGGGGCGTTGGTGGCCGATACCCCCGGTTTCAACCGACCCGAATGGCCCTCAGATCCCTCGGCCTTGGCAGCTCTGTTTCCAGAGTTGCGCCAGGGCCTGGCCCTGGGTGAATGCCGCTTCAGTAATTGTTTGCACCAGGGTGATCCCGGCTGCGCGATCGGCACAGATTGGGACCGCTACGGCCTCTACGGCCAGTGCTTGGCTGAGGTGATCGCGGTGTCGGAGCGGCTGGCAGTGGCCACGGTTAGGCCCCAGCCCGGCCTCAGGCAGCGGGGCGGGCGCCTGGAGCTCCGGTTGGATCCCAGCCTGCGGCAGGCCTCCAGGCGGCGCCAGCGCCAGGGTGAACCGGAGGCGGATTAA
- a CDS encoding YbaB/EbfC family nucleoid-associated protein → MAGFGLPNFGQLTEAFKKAQELQQNAQKLQEELDAMELEGQSSDGRASVWLSGNQQPLKVRLDPALLAQGQETAEAAVLEALKAAYAESTGTMKGRMEELTGGLNLNLPGLGG, encoded by the coding sequence ATGGCTGGCTTCGGACTACCCAATTTTGGCCAGCTGACCGAAGCCTTCAAAAAGGCCCAAGAACTGCAGCAAAACGCCCAAAAGCTCCAGGAGGAGCTCGATGCCATGGAGCTGGAGGGCCAAAGCAGCGATGGCCGCGCCAGCGTCTGGCTATCGGGCAACCAGCAACCCCTCAAGGTGCGGCTGGATCCAGCCCTATTGGCGCAGGGCCAGGAGACGGCCGAGGCCGCCGTCCTGGAGGCCCTAAAGGCCGCCTATGCCGAATCGACCGGCACGATGAAAGGTCGCATGGAAGAGCTCACCGGTGGTCTCAATTTGAACCTGCCTGGCCTGGGCGGTTAA
- the murB gene encoding UDP-N-acetylmuramate dehydrogenase: MAALPNHPPLGLQRAVRLDAFTTWKVGGEAQWFGEPATGAELWALVRWAQLQKLPLHCIGAGSNLLIADGGLGGLTLCHRRLQGSQLDGSSGLVEAEAGEPIPTLARKAARAGLSGLEWAVGIPGTVGGAVVMNAGAQGGCTAEWLHSVTLLNPLQPEKPIELLAAELAFGYRQSLLQQEPWIVLSARFQLESGHDPAAITERTSANLHSRTSSQPYQQPSCGSVFRNPEPHKAGQLIEALGLKGRQVGGAQISPMHANFIVNSGGATAADIEALIAEVQDQVQLAHGMRLHTEVRRLGD, translated from the coding sequence TTGGCGGCCTTGCCTAACCACCCGCCCCTGGGCCTGCAGCGGGCCGTCCGCTTGGATGCCTTCACCACCTGGAAAGTGGGGGGTGAGGCGCAATGGTTTGGCGAACCGGCAACCGGGGCGGAGCTATGGGCCCTGGTCCGTTGGGCCCAACTGCAAAAGCTTCCCTTGCATTGCATCGGGGCCGGCTCCAACCTGCTGATCGCCGATGGGGGCTTGGGGGGCCTCACCCTTTGCCATCGCCGCCTCCAGGGCAGCCAGCTGGATGGCTCGAGCGGATTGGTGGAGGCCGAAGCTGGCGAGCCGATCCCAACCCTGGCCCGCAAGGCCGCCCGGGCCGGCCTCAGCGGCCTGGAGTGGGCCGTGGGCATCCCAGGCACGGTTGGTGGGGCGGTGGTGATGAACGCCGGCGCCCAAGGGGGATGCACGGCCGAATGGCTGCATTCAGTGACGCTTCTCAATCCCCTTCAACCAGAAAAACCAATCGAGTTACTTGCCGCTGAACTCGCCTTCGGATACAGGCAGAGCCTTCTGCAACAGGAACCATGGATTGTGCTTTCGGCCCGCTTTCAACTTGAAAGCGGCCATGACCCAGCTGCAATTACGGAACGCACCAGCGCCAATTTGCACAGCCGCACCAGCAGCCAGCCCTATCAACAGCCCAGTTGCGGCAGCGTTTTTCGCAACCCCGAACCCCACAAGGCGGGGCAATTGATTGAGGCCCTTGGGCTCAAGGGCCGCCAGGTGGGTGGGGCCCAAATTTCGCCCATGCATGCCAATTTCATCGTCAACAGCGGTGGCGCCACGGCCGCAGATATCGAGGCCCTGATTGCCGAAGTTCAGGACCAGGTGCAGTTGGCCCATGGCATGCGCCTGCACACCGAGGTGAGGCGCCTGGGCGATTAG